A window of Citrus sinensis cultivar Valencia sweet orange chromosome 7, DVS_A1.0, whole genome shotgun sequence contains these coding sequences:
- the LOC102612701 gene encoding hexokinase-1-like: MGRVTVVVVCCAALAAGVAAAVVVCRRVKRGGKCGKANGIMKEFEEKCRTPAAKLKQVADAMTVEMHAGLASEGGSKLKMIISYVDNLPTGDEKGTYYALDLGGTNFRVLRVHLGGKGVGLINQEFAEVSIPPHLMTGTSDALFDYIAAELGKFVSQESEEFKLSPGRQRELGFTFSFPVMQTSINTGTLVRWTKGFSIDELVGRDVVEELSRAMAKQGLDMSVSALVNDTVGTLAGGRYTNKDVVAAVILGTGSNAAYVERAQAIPKWHGVPSKSGEMVINMEWGDFRSSHLSLSEYDNALDAESLNPGEQIFEKMISGMYLGEIVRRVLLRMAQEAAFFGDTVPPKLEVPFALRTPDMSAMHHDTSSDLKVVETKLKDILEISSTSLSMRKTIVELCNIVATRGARLAAAGILGVLKKMGRDAAKDGDKQKTVIAMDGGLYEHYAEYSKCLENTLEELLGEELFKNIVIEHSNDGSGIGAALLAASHSKYLQDE; this comes from the exons ATGGGAAGGGTGACGGTGGTGGTTGTGTGTTGTGCGGCATTGGCAGCCGGGGTGGCGGCGGCTGTGGTGGTCTGTCGGAGGGTTAAGAGAGGCGGGAAGTGCGGTAAGGCAAATGGGATAATGAAGGAGTTCGAGGAGAAGTGTCGGACACCTGCTGCAAAGCTGAAGCAAGTGGCTGATGCTATGACTGTTGAGATGCATGCAGGGCTTGCATCAGAAGGTGGCAGCAAGCTCAAAATGATCATCAGCTATGTGGACAATCTCCCTACTGG TGATGAGAAGGGTACTTACTATGCACTGGACCTAGGCGGAACCAATTTCCGTGTTCTGAGGGTGCACTTGGGAGGCAAGGGTGTTGGTCTCATTAATCAAGAATTTGCAGAGGTGTCAATTCCTCCACATTTGATGACTGGAACTTCAGAT GCTCTTTTTGACTACATCGCAGCAGAACTTGGAAAGTTTGTTAGTCAAGAAAGTGAAGAGTTTAAACTATCTCCTGGTAGGCAGAGGGAGCTAGGGTTTACCTTCTCTTTTCCTGTAATGCAAACATCCATTAATACCGGGACCCTTGTTAGGTGGACAAAAGGCTTCTCTATAGATGAACTG GTTGGCCGAGATGTGGTGGAAGAATTGTCAAGAGCTATGGCAAAACAAGGGCTTGATATGAGTGTGTCAGCTCTT GTCAATGATACGGTCGGAACATTAGCCGGGGGTAGATACACCAACAAGGATGTTGTTGCTGCCGTGATCCTAGGTACTGGTTCAAATGCTGCATATGTGGAGCGTGCACAAGCAATACCAAAATGGCATGGTGTGCCATCCAAGTCTGGAGAGATG GTTATAAACATGGAGTGGGGTGACTTTAGGTCATCACATCTCTCACTATCAGAGTATGATAATGCATTGGATGCTGAGAGTTTGAACCCGGGTGAACAG atttttgagaaaatgatTTCTGGTATGTACTTGGGGGAGATTGTACGCAGAGTTTTATTAAGGATGGCTCAAGAAGCTGCATTTTTTGGTGATACTGTTCCACCTAAACTCGAAGTTCCTTTTGCATTGAG GACACCCGACATGTCAGCTATGCATCACGACACGTCCTCAGATCTCAAAGTGGTAGAGACCAAGTTAAAGGATATTTTGGAG ATATCTAGTACCTCCCTATCAATGAGAAAAACAATAGTTGAGCTTTGCAACATTGTTGCCACACGTGGTGCCCGTCTTGCAGCTGCCGGGATTTTGGGTGTACTGAAGAAGATGGGAAGAGACGCAGCAAAGGATGGGGACAAACAAAAGACAGTGATAGCCATGGATGGTGGATTGTATGAGCACTATGCTGAATATAGCAAATGTTTGGAGAATACCCTGGAAGAATTGCTGGGTGAGGAATTATTCAAAAACATTGTCATTGAGCACTCCAATGATGGCTCGGGCATTGGAGCTGCCCTTCTTGCTGCCTCACACTCCAAGTATCTTCAAGATGAGTAG
- the LOC102613009 gene encoding nuclear poly(A) polymerase 4-like isoform X3 has translation MSSSERMSSPPPPKQYGVTKPISMAGPTEADIQRNRELEKFLVEAGLYESKEEDEKREQVLGRIRQIAKDWVKQLTRLRGYSDQMVEDANALIFTFGSYRLGVHGPGADIDALCVGPSYVSREEDFFFILHNILAEMEEVTELQPVLDAHVPVMKFKFDGLSIDLLYASISRLVVREDLDISDMSVLYDVDEPAGRSLNGCRVADQILKLVPNVEHFCTTLRCLKFWAKRRGVYSNVTGFLGGVNWALLVARVCQLYPNAVPSMLVSRFFRVYTMWRWPNPVMLCTIEEAELGFSVWDPRKNRRDKTHHMPIITPAYPCMNSSYNVSTSTLRVMVDQFQYGNTICEEVELNKAQWSALFEPYLFFESYRNYLQVDIVAANADDLLAWKGWVESRLRQLTLMIERDTYGKLQCHPYPHEYVDTSKPCAHCAFFMGLQRKPGEVVQEGQQFDIRGSVEEFKLSINMYMFWKPGMEICVSHIRRKQIPPYVFPEGYKRTRHPRLASQQRSSENGNEYQTGSGLKRKKDPESVDQDGPEKRQSISPQKQDSLSPEHLAPSSVRSGTGSNVEPVIPDKRVLNQEIAEGGDVSNSSVITSVTSEVGSCEDVGNESVAGSSEGNNGSVEGSNNPVSSQSDCCDADSQSLLENRHLDGNGAFQDRVHEELEPNAGLGSVLQSTSGIDSETVVQKPVMRLSLTSTA, from the exons ATGTCGAGTTCGGAGAGAATGAGTTCGCCTCCGCCGCCTAAGCAGTACGGAGTGACGAAGCCAATATCAATGGCGGGACCCACGGAGGCTGATATTCAAAGAAACCGTGAATTAGAAAAg TTTTTGGTTGAAGCTGGGCTTTATGAAagcaaagaagaagatgagaagAGAGAACAGGTTCTGGGTCGAATTAGACAG ATTGCTAAAGATTGGGTGAAGCAACTGACTCGGTTGAGGGGATACTCTGATCAAATGGTGGAGGATGCTAATGCTCTAATCTTTACTTTTGGATCTTACCGGCTTGGT GTACATGGCCCTGGTGCTGACATAGATGCATTATGTGTTGGACCGTCCTATGTTAGTCGGGAG GAGgacttcttttttattttgcataaCATCCTGGCAGAAATGGAAGAAGTTACAGAACTGCAGCCTGTTCTGGATGCTCATGTTCCTGTGATGAAATTTAAGTTTGATGGACTATCAATTGATCTTCTGTATGCAAGTATATCTCGGTTGGTTGTTCGAGAA GATTTGGACATCTCTGATATGTCTGTATTGTATGACGTTGACGAACCTGCTGGTCGGAGTCTTAATGGCTGCCGAGTTGCAGATCAAATACTGAAGCTTGTTCCAAATGTTGAG CATTTTTGCACAACGCTCAGATGTTTAAAGTTTTGGGCGAAAAGACGCGGAGTTTATTCTAAT GTAACTGGATTTCTTGGTGGCGTGAACTGGGCACTTCTTGTGGCTCGAGTTTGCCAGCTTTACCCAAATGCAGTTCCCAGTATGCTTGTTTCCCGGTTTTTTAGGGTTTACACAATGTGGCGCTGGCCTAACCCAGTTATGCTATGCACAATTGAGGAGGCTGAACTTGGGTTTTCTGTTTGGGATCCGCGTAAAAATCGTCGTGATAAAACTCATCACATGCCAATTATCACACCAGCTTATCCATGCATGAATTCTAGCTATAACGTATCAACAAGCACCCTACGTGTTATGGTGGATCAGTTCCAATATGGTAACACAATTTGTGAG GAAGTGGAGCTGAATAAAGCTCAGTGGAGTGCTCTATTTGAGCCATACTTGTTTTTTGAAAGCTACAGGAACTATCTGCAGGTTGACATAGTTGCAGCAAATGCTGATGACTTGCTTGCTTGGAAGGGTTGGGTAGAATCTCGGTTAAGGCAACTCACTCTAATG ATTGAGCGTGATACGTACGGGAAGTTGCAATGCCATCCCTATCCTCATGAGTATGTAGATACCTCCAAGCCATGTGCCCATTGCGCCTTTTTTATGGGTTTACAAAGGAAGCCGGGGGAGGTAGTTCAGGAAGGTCAGCAGTTTGATATACGTGGTTCGGTCGAAGAATTTAAGCTTtcaataaatatgtatatgttTTGGAAGCCAGGGATGGAAATCTGTGTTTCTCATATTCGTAGAAAGCAGATACCTCCTTATGTTTTTCCAGAAGGTTATAAACGGACTCGGCATCCAAGACTTGCATCCCAGCAACGGTCTAGTGAAAATGGTAATGAATATCAGACTGGTTCTGGTCTCAAGAGGAAAAAAGATCCTGAATCTGTGGATCAAGATGGGCCAGAGAAACGACAATCTATTAGCCCTCAGAAACAGGATTCTCTTTCTCCGGAACATTTGGCTCCAAGTAGTGTGAGATCTGGGACTGGGTCCAATGTAGAACCAGTCATCCCGGATAAAAGGGTTTTGAATCAGGAGATTGCTGAGGGTGGGGATGTGTCAAATTCCAGTGTTATCACATCTGTTACAAGTGAGGTTGGTTCTTGCGAGGATGTTGGCAATGAATCAGTAGCAGGTAGCAGTGAGGGAAACAATGGTAGCGTTGAAGGGAGTAACAACCCGGTGTCTTCTCAAAGTGATTGTTGTGATGCAGATTCACAATCGCTTTTGGAGAACAGGCATCTGGATGGCAATGGAGCATTTCAAGACAGAGTGCATGAAGAGTTAGAG CCGAATGCCGGGCTTGGAAGCGTACTTCAGTCCACTAGTGGAATTGACTCAGAAACTGTTGTGCAGAAACCAGTGATGAG GTTGAGTTTGACTTCAACGGCATGA
- the LOC102613306 gene encoding protein IQ-domain 26-like isoform X2 gives MGKAARWLKSLLGMKKEKDKDHVENSNSDSISSFSDTKKEKKRFSFGKPGPGRDSTSSVNPQIPARDMAWLRSYIADTDKEQNKHAIAVAAATAAAADAAVAAAQAAVAVVRLTSNGNRAVLGGVREKWAAVKIQNVFRGFLARKALRALKGLVKLQALVRGYLVRKRAAATLHSMQALIRAQTAVRTQRARRSFNKENRFQPEFRHRKSLERFDETRSEIHSKRISTSLESPISGFDESPKIVEIDTFKPRSRSRRFHAALSECGDDFSYQAMSSPLPIPCPVPPRISVTNSQNLHDFVWCFTGDEYKFSSAKSTPRFANSILSNAPPTPAKSVCCDSYFRPYSNHPSYMSNTQSFNAKLRSYSAPKQRPEQGPKKRHSLNEIMASRNSISSVRMQKSCFQVQQGSNELPTRGY, from the exons ATGGGGAAAGCTGCAAGGTGGCTAAAGAGCTTGTTGGGCATGAAAAAGGAGAAAGACAAAGACCATGTAGAGAACTCAAATtcagattcaatttcaagtttcaGTGACAccaagaaagagaagaaaagattcAGCTTTGGCAAGCCAGGGCCAGGCAGAGACAGTACAAGCAGTGTGAATCCTCAGATTCCAGCGAGAGACATGGCTTGGCTCAGGTCATACATTGCTGACACTGACAAGGAGCAGAACAAGCATGCAATTGCTGTGGCTGCGGCCACGGCGGCTGCCGCCGATGCAGCTGTGGCTGCTGCTCAGGCAGCAGTGGCTGTTGTGAGGCTGACTAGTAATGGTAACAGGGCTGTTCTTGGTGGAGTGAGAGAGAAGTGGGCTGCTGTGAAAATTCAGAATGTCTTCAGGGGCTTTTTG gCCCGGAAAGCCCTTCGAGCTTTGAAGGGATTGGTTAAGCTACAAGCTCTTGTTAGAGGATATCTTGTTCGAAAACGGGCGGCTGCAACACTTCACAGCATGCAAGCTCTTATAAGAGCCCAGACAGCCGTTCGAACTCAGCGTGCTCGCCGTTCGTTCAATAAAGAGAACAGGTTTCAACCAGAATTTCGGCACCGAAAATCCCTT GAAAGATTTGATGAAACAAGAAGTGAAATTCACAGCAAGAGAATATCAACAAGTCTTGAGAGTCCAATTAGTGGATTTGATGAAAGTccaaaaattgttgaaatcGACACATTCAAGCCAAGATCAAGATCTCGTAGATTCCATGCTGCATTATCCGAATGTGGTGATGACTTCTCTTACCAAGCAATGTCATCGCCGCTTCCAATTCCATGTCCAGTACCACCAAGAATCTCAGTAACCAACAGCCAAAACCTTCATGATTTTGTATGGTGCTTCACTGGTGATGAATACAAGTTCTCATCTGCTAAAAGCACTCCTCGGTTTGCAAATTCAATCCTGTCGAATGCGCCTCCGACGCCAGCCAAGAGTGTATGTTGCGACAGCTATTTCAGGCCTTATTCCAACCATCCTAGTTACATGTCAAACACACAATCTTTCAACGCCAAATTGAGGTCTTACAGTGCTCCGAAGCAAAGACCAGAGCAAGGACCGAAGAAAAGGCATTCGCTTAACGAAATAATGGCTTCAAGAAACAGCATAAGTAGTGTTAGAATGCAGAAATCTTGTTTTCAAGTTCAACAAGGATCGAATGAACTACCCACTAGGGGTTATTAA
- the LOC102613009 gene encoding nuclear poly(A) polymerase 4-like isoform X1, with protein sequence MSSSERMSSPPPPKQYGVTKPISMAGPTEADIQRNRELEKFLVEAGLYESKEEDEKREQVLGRIRQIAKDWVKQLTRLRGYSDQMVEDANALIFTFGSYRLGVHGPGADIDALCVGPSYVSREEDFFFILHNILAEMEEVTELQPVLDAHVPVMKFKFDGLSIDLLYASISRLVVREDLDISDMSVLYDVDEPAGRSLNGCRVADQILKLVPNVEHFCTTLRCLKFWAKRRGVYSNVTGFLGGVNWALLVARVCQLYPNAVPSMLVSRFFRVYTMWRWPNPVMLCTIEEAELGFSVWDPRKNRRDKTHHMPIITPAYPCMNSSYNVSTSTLRVMVDQFQYGNTICEEVELNKAQWSALFEPYLFFESYRNYLQVDIVAANADDLLAWKGWVESRLRQLTLMIERDTYGKLQCHPYPHEYVDTSKPCAHCAFFMGLQRKPGEVVQEGQQFDIRGSVEEFKLSINMYMFWKPGMEICVSHIRRKQIPPYVFPEGYKRTRHPRLASQQRSSENGNEYQTGSGLKRKKDPESVDQDGPEKRQSISPQKQDSLSPEHLAPSSVRSGTGSNVEPVIPDKRVLNQEIAEGGDVSNSSVITSVTSEVGSCEDVGNESVAGSSEGNNGSVEGSNNPVSSQSDCCDADSQSLLENRHLDGNGAFQDRVHEELEPNAGLGSVLQSTSGIDSETVVQKPVMRHVLFIIFRLCLCFILCAHFTLYCSFCWLFGHFYSRLSLTSTA encoded by the exons ATGTCGAGTTCGGAGAGAATGAGTTCGCCTCCGCCGCCTAAGCAGTACGGAGTGACGAAGCCAATATCAATGGCGGGACCCACGGAGGCTGATATTCAAAGAAACCGTGAATTAGAAAAg TTTTTGGTTGAAGCTGGGCTTTATGAAagcaaagaagaagatgagaagAGAGAACAGGTTCTGGGTCGAATTAGACAG ATTGCTAAAGATTGGGTGAAGCAACTGACTCGGTTGAGGGGATACTCTGATCAAATGGTGGAGGATGCTAATGCTCTAATCTTTACTTTTGGATCTTACCGGCTTGGT GTACATGGCCCTGGTGCTGACATAGATGCATTATGTGTTGGACCGTCCTATGTTAGTCGGGAG GAGgacttcttttttattttgcataaCATCCTGGCAGAAATGGAAGAAGTTACAGAACTGCAGCCTGTTCTGGATGCTCATGTTCCTGTGATGAAATTTAAGTTTGATGGACTATCAATTGATCTTCTGTATGCAAGTATATCTCGGTTGGTTGTTCGAGAA GATTTGGACATCTCTGATATGTCTGTATTGTATGACGTTGACGAACCTGCTGGTCGGAGTCTTAATGGCTGCCGAGTTGCAGATCAAATACTGAAGCTTGTTCCAAATGTTGAG CATTTTTGCACAACGCTCAGATGTTTAAAGTTTTGGGCGAAAAGACGCGGAGTTTATTCTAAT GTAACTGGATTTCTTGGTGGCGTGAACTGGGCACTTCTTGTGGCTCGAGTTTGCCAGCTTTACCCAAATGCAGTTCCCAGTATGCTTGTTTCCCGGTTTTTTAGGGTTTACACAATGTGGCGCTGGCCTAACCCAGTTATGCTATGCACAATTGAGGAGGCTGAACTTGGGTTTTCTGTTTGGGATCCGCGTAAAAATCGTCGTGATAAAACTCATCACATGCCAATTATCACACCAGCTTATCCATGCATGAATTCTAGCTATAACGTATCAACAAGCACCCTACGTGTTATGGTGGATCAGTTCCAATATGGTAACACAATTTGTGAG GAAGTGGAGCTGAATAAAGCTCAGTGGAGTGCTCTATTTGAGCCATACTTGTTTTTTGAAAGCTACAGGAACTATCTGCAGGTTGACATAGTTGCAGCAAATGCTGATGACTTGCTTGCTTGGAAGGGTTGGGTAGAATCTCGGTTAAGGCAACTCACTCTAATG ATTGAGCGTGATACGTACGGGAAGTTGCAATGCCATCCCTATCCTCATGAGTATGTAGATACCTCCAAGCCATGTGCCCATTGCGCCTTTTTTATGGGTTTACAAAGGAAGCCGGGGGAGGTAGTTCAGGAAGGTCAGCAGTTTGATATACGTGGTTCGGTCGAAGAATTTAAGCTTtcaataaatatgtatatgttTTGGAAGCCAGGGATGGAAATCTGTGTTTCTCATATTCGTAGAAAGCAGATACCTCCTTATGTTTTTCCAGAAGGTTATAAACGGACTCGGCATCCAAGACTTGCATCCCAGCAACGGTCTAGTGAAAATGGTAATGAATATCAGACTGGTTCTGGTCTCAAGAGGAAAAAAGATCCTGAATCTGTGGATCAAGATGGGCCAGAGAAACGACAATCTATTAGCCCTCAGAAACAGGATTCTCTTTCTCCGGAACATTTGGCTCCAAGTAGTGTGAGATCTGGGACTGGGTCCAATGTAGAACCAGTCATCCCGGATAAAAGGGTTTTGAATCAGGAGATTGCTGAGGGTGGGGATGTGTCAAATTCCAGTGTTATCACATCTGTTACAAGTGAGGTTGGTTCTTGCGAGGATGTTGGCAATGAATCAGTAGCAGGTAGCAGTGAGGGAAACAATGGTAGCGTTGAAGGGAGTAACAACCCGGTGTCTTCTCAAAGTGATTGTTGTGATGCAGATTCACAATCGCTTTTGGAGAACAGGCATCTGGATGGCAATGGAGCATTTCAAGACAGAGTGCATGAAGAGTTAGAG CCGAATGCCGGGCTTGGAAGCGTACTTCAGTCCACTAGTGGAATTGACTCAGAAACTGTTGTGCAGAAACCAGTGATGAGGCATGtgcttttcattatttttagattgtgtttatgttttattctctGTGCACATTTTACTTTATACTGCTCATTTTGTTGGTTGTTTGGCCATTTTTATAGCAGGTTGAGTTTGACTTCAACGGCATGA
- the LOC102613009 gene encoding nuclear poly(A) polymerase 4-like isoform X2 yields MSSSERMSSPPPPKQYGVTKPISMAGPTEADIQRNRELEKFLVEAGLYESKEEDEKREQVLGRIRQIAKDWVKQLTRLRGYSDQMVEDANALIFTFGSYRLGVHGPGADIDALCVGPSYVSREEDFFFILHNILAEMEEVTELQPVLDAHVPVMKFKFDGLSIDLLYASISRLVVREDLDISDMSVLYDVDEPAGRSLNGCRVADQILKLVPNVEHFCTTLRCLKFWAKRRGVYSNVTGFLGGVNWALLVARVCQLYPNAVPSMLVSRFFRVYTMWRWPNPVMLCTIEEAELGFSVWDPRKNRRDKTHHMPIITPAYPCMNSSYNVSTSTLRVMVDQFQYGNTICEEVELNKAQWSALFEPYLFFESYRNYLQVDIVAANADDLLAWKGWVESRLRQLTLMIERDTYGKLQCHPYPHEYVDTSKPCAHCAFFMGLQRKPGEVVQEGQQFDIRGSVEEFKLSINMYMFWKPGMEICVSHIRRKQIPPYVFPEGYKRTRHPRLASQQRSSENGNEYQTGSGLKRKKDPESVDQDGPEKRQSISPQKQDSLSPEHLAPSSVRSGTGSNVEPVIPDKRVLNQEIAEGGDVSNSSVITSVTSEVGSCEDVGNESVAGSSEGNNGSVEGSNNPVSSQSDCCDADSQSLLENRHLDGNGAFQDRVHEELEPNAGLGSVLQSTSGIDSETVVQKPVMSRLSLTSTA; encoded by the exons ATGTCGAGTTCGGAGAGAATGAGTTCGCCTCCGCCGCCTAAGCAGTACGGAGTGACGAAGCCAATATCAATGGCGGGACCCACGGAGGCTGATATTCAAAGAAACCGTGAATTAGAAAAg TTTTTGGTTGAAGCTGGGCTTTATGAAagcaaagaagaagatgagaagAGAGAACAGGTTCTGGGTCGAATTAGACAG ATTGCTAAAGATTGGGTGAAGCAACTGACTCGGTTGAGGGGATACTCTGATCAAATGGTGGAGGATGCTAATGCTCTAATCTTTACTTTTGGATCTTACCGGCTTGGT GTACATGGCCCTGGTGCTGACATAGATGCATTATGTGTTGGACCGTCCTATGTTAGTCGGGAG GAGgacttcttttttattttgcataaCATCCTGGCAGAAATGGAAGAAGTTACAGAACTGCAGCCTGTTCTGGATGCTCATGTTCCTGTGATGAAATTTAAGTTTGATGGACTATCAATTGATCTTCTGTATGCAAGTATATCTCGGTTGGTTGTTCGAGAA GATTTGGACATCTCTGATATGTCTGTATTGTATGACGTTGACGAACCTGCTGGTCGGAGTCTTAATGGCTGCCGAGTTGCAGATCAAATACTGAAGCTTGTTCCAAATGTTGAG CATTTTTGCACAACGCTCAGATGTTTAAAGTTTTGGGCGAAAAGACGCGGAGTTTATTCTAAT GTAACTGGATTTCTTGGTGGCGTGAACTGGGCACTTCTTGTGGCTCGAGTTTGCCAGCTTTACCCAAATGCAGTTCCCAGTATGCTTGTTTCCCGGTTTTTTAGGGTTTACACAATGTGGCGCTGGCCTAACCCAGTTATGCTATGCACAATTGAGGAGGCTGAACTTGGGTTTTCTGTTTGGGATCCGCGTAAAAATCGTCGTGATAAAACTCATCACATGCCAATTATCACACCAGCTTATCCATGCATGAATTCTAGCTATAACGTATCAACAAGCACCCTACGTGTTATGGTGGATCAGTTCCAATATGGTAACACAATTTGTGAG GAAGTGGAGCTGAATAAAGCTCAGTGGAGTGCTCTATTTGAGCCATACTTGTTTTTTGAAAGCTACAGGAACTATCTGCAGGTTGACATAGTTGCAGCAAATGCTGATGACTTGCTTGCTTGGAAGGGTTGGGTAGAATCTCGGTTAAGGCAACTCACTCTAATG ATTGAGCGTGATACGTACGGGAAGTTGCAATGCCATCCCTATCCTCATGAGTATGTAGATACCTCCAAGCCATGTGCCCATTGCGCCTTTTTTATGGGTTTACAAAGGAAGCCGGGGGAGGTAGTTCAGGAAGGTCAGCAGTTTGATATACGTGGTTCGGTCGAAGAATTTAAGCTTtcaataaatatgtatatgttTTGGAAGCCAGGGATGGAAATCTGTGTTTCTCATATTCGTAGAAAGCAGATACCTCCTTATGTTTTTCCAGAAGGTTATAAACGGACTCGGCATCCAAGACTTGCATCCCAGCAACGGTCTAGTGAAAATGGTAATGAATATCAGACTGGTTCTGGTCTCAAGAGGAAAAAAGATCCTGAATCTGTGGATCAAGATGGGCCAGAGAAACGACAATCTATTAGCCCTCAGAAACAGGATTCTCTTTCTCCGGAACATTTGGCTCCAAGTAGTGTGAGATCTGGGACTGGGTCCAATGTAGAACCAGTCATCCCGGATAAAAGGGTTTTGAATCAGGAGATTGCTGAGGGTGGGGATGTGTCAAATTCCAGTGTTATCACATCTGTTACAAGTGAGGTTGGTTCTTGCGAGGATGTTGGCAATGAATCAGTAGCAGGTAGCAGTGAGGGAAACAATGGTAGCGTTGAAGGGAGTAACAACCCGGTGTCTTCTCAAAGTGATTGTTGTGATGCAGATTCACAATCGCTTTTGGAGAACAGGCATCTGGATGGCAATGGAGCATTTCAAGACAGAGTGCATGAAGAGTTAGAG CCGAATGCCGGGCTTGGAAGCGTACTTCAGTCCACTAGTGGAATTGACTCAGAAACTGTTGTGCAGAAACCAGTGATGAG CAGGTTGAGTTTGACTTCAACGGCATGA
- the LOC102613306 gene encoding protein IQ-domain 26-like isoform X1 codes for MHFLLLCFALITSLLAICKDSTDPSAYKLHLYYSLSGKTNMGKAARWLKSLLGMKKEKDKDHVENSNSDSISSFSDTKKEKKRFSFGKPGPGRDSTSSVNPQIPARDMAWLRSYIADTDKEQNKHAIAVAAATAAAADAAVAAAQAAVAVVRLTSNGNRAVLGGVREKWAAVKIQNVFRGFLARKALRALKGLVKLQALVRGYLVRKRAAATLHSMQALIRAQTAVRTQRARRSFNKENRFQPEFRHRKSLERFDETRSEIHSKRISTSLESPISGFDESPKIVEIDTFKPRSRSRRFHAALSECGDDFSYQAMSSPLPIPCPVPPRISVTNSQNLHDFVWCFTGDEYKFSSAKSTPRFANSILSNAPPTPAKSVCCDSYFRPYSNHPSYMSNTQSFNAKLRSYSAPKQRPEQGPKKRHSLNEIMASRNSISSVRMQKSCFQVQQGSNELPTRGY; via the exons atgcattttctattattatgttttgctCTCATCACTTCTCTTCTTGCAATTTGTAAAGATTCTACAGATCCTTCAGCCTATAAACTGCACTTGTATTATT CTCTGAGTGGCAAAACAAATATGGGGAAAGCTGCAAGGTGGCTAAAGAGCTTGTTGGGCATGAAAAAGGAGAAAGACAAAGACCATGTAGAGAACTCAAATtcagattcaatttcaagtttcaGTGACAccaagaaagagaagaaaagattcAGCTTTGGCAAGCCAGGGCCAGGCAGAGACAGTACAAGCAGTGTGAATCCTCAGATTCCAGCGAGAGACATGGCTTGGCTCAGGTCATACATTGCTGACACTGACAAGGAGCAGAACAAGCATGCAATTGCTGTGGCTGCGGCCACGGCGGCTGCCGCCGATGCAGCTGTGGCTGCTGCTCAGGCAGCAGTGGCTGTTGTGAGGCTGACTAGTAATGGTAACAGGGCTGTTCTTGGTGGAGTGAGAGAGAAGTGGGCTGCTGTGAAAATTCAGAATGTCTTCAGGGGCTTTTTG gCCCGGAAAGCCCTTCGAGCTTTGAAGGGATTGGTTAAGCTACAAGCTCTTGTTAGAGGATATCTTGTTCGAAAACGGGCGGCTGCAACACTTCACAGCATGCAAGCTCTTATAAGAGCCCAGACAGCCGTTCGAACTCAGCGTGCTCGCCGTTCGTTCAATAAAGAGAACAGGTTTCAACCAGAATTTCGGCACCGAAAATCCCTT GAAAGATTTGATGAAACAAGAAGTGAAATTCACAGCAAGAGAATATCAACAAGTCTTGAGAGTCCAATTAGTGGATTTGATGAAAGTccaaaaattgttgaaatcGACACATTCAAGCCAAGATCAAGATCTCGTAGATTCCATGCTGCATTATCCGAATGTGGTGATGACTTCTCTTACCAAGCAATGTCATCGCCGCTTCCAATTCCATGTCCAGTACCACCAAGAATCTCAGTAACCAACAGCCAAAACCTTCATGATTTTGTATGGTGCTTCACTGGTGATGAATACAAGTTCTCATCTGCTAAAAGCACTCCTCGGTTTGCAAATTCAATCCTGTCGAATGCGCCTCCGACGCCAGCCAAGAGTGTATGTTGCGACAGCTATTTCAGGCCTTATTCCAACCATCCTAGTTACATGTCAAACACACAATCTTTCAACGCCAAATTGAGGTCTTACAGTGCTCCGAAGCAAAGACCAGAGCAAGGACCGAAGAAAAGGCATTCGCTTAACGAAATAATGGCTTCAAGAAACAGCATAAGTAGTGTTAGAATGCAGAAATCTTGTTTTCAAGTTCAACAAGGATCGAATGAACTACCCACTAGGGGTTATTAA